A section of the Mycolicibacterium anyangense genome encodes:
- a CDS encoding acyl-CoA dehydrogenase, translated as MSYMPGEDAEELRAIVRDFLSKRSSEADVRLAMDTPEGYDAQVWAQAATELGLQGLAIPEELGGSGATPIELGVVFEEMGRALYSGPFLSTVGLAASALTQIADESIVRRALAGIAAGDTLATVTWATPQSALNLMRAKEEQQRWTVSGVADTVLDGGIASTVLVFAQTFDGLELLAVTPDSSVRREQLVSMDSTRRLATLTFDDSPAISLAKGDEADRVRRHTADLAALYLAAEQLGGASFVLESAVNYAQTRVQFGRAIGSFQSIKHRCADMLIAVESARSAVYHGLWTAVHDPSNLSIAASLARSLASDAYQQAAADNLQIHGGIGFTWEHSAHLYLKRAKSSQLLFGSSASHRARLAEAIVTADATTGDAVQSPDAAAEERDDLVAEVEAFLAEHPVPDAGDREGDRRLRECRFDAGLAVVSNRPGQGGRGLASSRQAVVEEIFAGAGAADHSARNIIGLGMALPTIYAHGTDAQREKFLRPTFSGELIWCQLFSEPGAGSDLAGLATRAVRDGDHFVVNGQKVWTSLGHVADWGILLARTDPDVPKHKGLTYFLLDMRSPGVEVRPLRQITGEAEFNEVYLTNVRIPAANILGAEGDGWRVAVTTLANERVTLGRRPAPRGSGPIGQAVEVYRKAAADGRVDAAVTERLMLLWTRAEAARLTNIRASAQGVDPGPEGSIAKLQMAELHKAIYELCVDLSGPEGLLVEGYAETAPTEAAVHGGSDVRMAYLRSLANSIEGGTSEVLRNILGERVLGLPPEPRLDRDIPWKDVRRS; from the coding sequence ATGAGTTACATGCCCGGCGAAGACGCCGAGGAGCTGCGTGCGATCGTCAGAGACTTCCTCTCGAAGCGCTCGTCGGAGGCCGACGTTCGTCTTGCCATGGACACACCGGAAGGCTACGACGCACAGGTATGGGCGCAGGCGGCAACCGAGCTCGGCCTGCAGGGATTGGCGATCCCTGAGGAACTCGGTGGAAGTGGGGCCACCCCAATCGAATTGGGTGTCGTATTCGAGGAGATGGGACGTGCGCTGTACAGCGGGCCGTTCCTGTCGACCGTCGGACTAGCCGCCTCCGCGCTCACGCAGATCGCAGACGAGTCGATCGTCCGACGGGCACTCGCGGGCATCGCCGCCGGCGACACACTCGCGACGGTCACCTGGGCCACGCCGCAGAGTGCGCTCAACTTGATGCGCGCGAAAGAAGAACAACAACGTTGGACCGTCTCAGGGGTCGCCGATACGGTTCTGGACGGCGGTATCGCATCGACGGTCCTCGTGTTCGCGCAGACATTCGACGGCCTGGAACTGCTCGCAGTAACACCCGATTCATCCGTCCGACGCGAGCAACTCGTCTCGATGGACAGCACTCGCAGGCTCGCGACGCTGACATTCGACGACAGTCCGGCCATCTCGCTCGCGAAGGGCGACGAGGCGGACCGCGTGCGCCGACACACCGCCGACCTCGCCGCCCTGTATCTCGCGGCAGAACAACTCGGTGGAGCGTCGTTCGTGCTCGAATCCGCCGTGAACTACGCGCAAACCCGCGTCCAGTTCGGAAGGGCCATAGGCTCTTTCCAGTCGATCAAGCATCGATGCGCCGACATGCTGATCGCCGTCGAGTCGGCGCGGTCCGCTGTCTATCACGGGTTGTGGACCGCGGTGCACGATCCGTCGAATCTGTCGATCGCCGCCAGCCTCGCACGCTCGCTGGCGTCCGACGCCTATCAGCAAGCCGCCGCCGACAATTTGCAGATCCACGGTGGTATCGGGTTCACCTGGGAGCACTCTGCTCACCTGTACTTGAAGCGCGCCAAGAGCAGCCAACTTCTGTTCGGCTCTTCAGCCAGCCATCGCGCGCGGCTAGCGGAGGCGATCGTCACCGCCGACGCAACGACTGGCGACGCCGTTCAGTCGCCGGACGCGGCTGCCGAGGAGCGCGACGACCTGGTTGCCGAGGTGGAGGCCTTCCTGGCCGAGCACCCTGTTCCCGACGCCGGCGACCGCGAGGGCGACCGTCGCCTGCGCGAATGCCGATTCGACGCGGGACTCGCCGTGGTCAGCAACAGGCCGGGCCAAGGTGGGCGCGGCCTGGCGAGTTCGCGGCAGGCCGTCGTCGAGGAGATCTTCGCCGGAGCGGGAGCCGCGGACCACTCCGCGCGGAACATCATCGGGCTCGGTATGGCACTTCCGACGATCTACGCTCACGGTACCGATGCTCAACGCGAGAAGTTCCTGCGTCCGACCTTCTCGGGCGAGCTCATCTGGTGCCAGTTGTTCTCCGAGCCTGGCGCCGGTTCCGATCTCGCAGGGCTGGCGACCCGAGCCGTACGCGACGGTGACCACTTCGTCGTCAACGGCCAGAAGGTGTGGACATCGCTCGGGCATGTGGCCGACTGGGGAATCCTCCTGGCGCGCACGGACCCCGACGTTCCCAAGCACAAGGGACTCACCTACTTCCTACTTGACATGCGGTCACCGGGAGTAGAGGTACGTCCCCTCCGTCAGATCACAGGCGAGGCGGAGTTCAACGAGGTTTACCTCACCAACGTCCGCATCCCCGCGGCCAACATCCTGGGCGCCGAAGGCGACGGGTGGCGGGTAGCGGTCACGACTCTGGCCAATGAACGCGTGACCCTCGGGCGCAGACCGGCGCCGCGGGGCTCCGGCCCCATCGGCCAGGCCGTCGAGGTATACCGCAAGGCGGCCGCCGACGGTCGGGTGGATGCTGCGGTTACCGAACGCCTCATGCTCCTGTGGACACGAGCTGAAGCAGCTCGACTCACGAACATCCGTGCATCCGCGCAGGGGGTCGACCCCGGGCCAGAGGGATCGATCGCGAAACTGCAGATGGCCGAGCTGCACAAGGCGATCTACGAACTGTGCGTGGATCTTTCAGGACCGGAGGGCCTTCTCGTCGAGGGCTACGCCGAGACCGCACCCACGGAAGCCGCGGTGCATGGTGGCTCCGACGTCCGGATGGCTTATCTTCGCTCCCTCGCGAACTCGATCGAGGGCGGCACGTCGGAAGTGCTTCGCAACATCCTCGGCGAGCGCGTGCTTGGACTTCCGCCGGAGCCTCGACTCGATCGTGACATACCCTGGAAGGACGTACGCCGTTCATGA
- the fabG gene encoding 3-oxoacyl-ACP reductase FabG has protein sequence MTINFDFTGRTAVVTGAAQGIGADIARLFAASGARVAVLDLKADALEAAWGERSATVAPIAVDVSDAEAVSAAIAEVVDWAGGVDIAANNAGITRDAVIWKLTSEQWRQVIGVHLDGTFHVTQSVVPHMRSAKRGRIINVTSYTGMHGNIGQGNYAAAKAGVIGLTKTVAKEVARFGITVNAISPNAATSMVAGVPEEKLAQLTEAIPQGRFADPSEIAPAVAFLASDEAAYITGTVLAVDGGMSM, from the coding sequence ATGACTATCAACTTCGACTTCACGGGGCGCACAGCGGTCGTCACCGGTGCAGCACAGGGTATCGGGGCCGACATCGCCCGATTGTTCGCCGCCTCCGGGGCACGGGTCGCGGTCCTCGACCTGAAAGCCGATGCGCTGGAGGCCGCCTGGGGTGAGCGCAGCGCCACGGTCGCTCCGATCGCCGTCGACGTGTCCGACGCCGAAGCCGTCTCGGCAGCCATCGCCGAGGTCGTCGACTGGGCGGGCGGCGTGGATATCGCCGCCAACAACGCGGGCATCACTCGCGATGCCGTGATCTGGAAGCTGACTTCCGAGCAGTGGCGCCAAGTCATAGGAGTGCACCTCGACGGCACATTCCACGTGACACAGTCGGTCGTCCCACACATGCGCAGCGCCAAACGCGGCCGCATCATCAACGTCACGTCCTATACCGGGATGCACGGGAACATCGGCCAGGGTAACTACGCAGCCGCCAAGGCCGGCGTCATCGGCCTGACCAAGACCGTGGCCAAGGAAGTCGCGCGATTCGGCATCACGGTCAACGCCATCTCACCGAACGCGGCGACATCGATGGTGGCCGGCGTACCCGAGGAGAAGCTGGCGCAGCTGACCGAGGCCATCCCTCAGGGAAGGTTCGCCGATCCGTCAGAGATCGCCCCGGCGGTGGCGTTCTTGGCCTCTGATGAGGCCGCCTACATCACTGGAACCGTGCTTGCCGTGGATGGCGGCATGTCGATGTGA